The following proteins are encoded in a genomic region of Montipora foliosa isolate CH-2021 chromosome 10, ASM3666993v2, whole genome shotgun sequence:
- the LOC137973817 gene encoding uncharacterized protein, with translation MDRRGEMSDRDSDPAPFVRNSYIPETQQYLNYYGSQCYYEEPRALPQYYYFPQSQPQGPQVEGAGASMRNINSGTEVPVASESTAQGNEGAKTSGKRKSTKYETFPHAEERYLVNLWKENHDQLESKNARKVWNKIVDDLNTRFKSNRTVDKCMRKIKYLIDKYKEKKDWNRNQSAGNLRKSPFYDEIDEVLGCRDFVTFSNVKESAVVSPNASTSSASTSASTSASSSPKGSVINSDVANHEKSPDDVRKERRERKKRQNTAAEHEDSAIASTLECVKEQGDKLTNVLEEMQKSQGEQMKMMSQFMGAMVEAMKNAKN, from the coding sequence ATGGATAGACGAGGAGAAATGTCAGACAGGGACAGCGATCCCGCACCATTTGTTCGAAATTCGTACATTCCCGAAACTCAACAATATTTAAACTATTATGGATCCCAATGCTACTACGAGGAGCCACGGGCACTTCCACAGTACTACTACTTTCCTCAAAGTCAACCACAAGGACCACAAGTCGAAGGCGCTGGCGCTTCGATGCGGAATATTAATTCAGGAACCGAAGTTCCAGTCGCTTCAGAGAGCACCGCACAAGGCAATGAAGGCGCAAAAACTTCTGGTAAGAGGAAAAGCACAAAATATGAGACATTTCCTCATGCCGAAGAGAGATATCTGGTCAATTTGTGGAAGGAGAACCACGACCAATTGGAAAGTAAAAATGCCCGTAAAGTGTGGAATAAAATTGTGGATGATTTGAATACGAGATTCAAGTCAAACCGTACTGTTGATAAGTGTATGCGCAAGATAAAATATCTCATCGACAAatacaaggaaaaaaaggaCTGGAATCGTAACCAAAGTGCTGGAAATCTTAGGAAGTCTCCATTTTACGATGAGATTGACGAGGTTCTCGGATGTCGTGATTTTGTTACATTTAGTAATGTAAAGGAGAGCGCAGTGGTTTCCCCCAACGCTTCCACTTCCTCGGCTAGTACAAGTGCAAGCACCAGCGCTTCGTCATCTCCAAAAGGATCTGTCATAAATAGCGATGTTGCCAATCATGAGAAATCACCGGACGATGTCCGAAAGGAACGAAGGGAACGCAAGAAAAGGCAAAACACAGCAGCCGAACACGAGGACAGCGCGATAGCTTCTACTTTGGAGTGTGTAAAAGAGCAAGGAGACAAACTGACGAACGTGCTTGAGGAAATGCAGAAATCTCAGGGGGAGCAAATGAAAATGATGTCCCAGTTTATGGGTGCAATGGTAGAGGCCATGAAAAACGCTAAAAATTAA
- the LOC137973814 gene encoding uncharacterized protein has product MLPRNVLIALLCCLLAMQNLIVASQQLLLVLLGRIRLLRLMETLSQLLNRRRRRRRFHPYWTFPRPVESWFEIHMHQRNFPEAFFRRHLRMGRDSFDNLLTLLRGYVQRENTRFRDCIPPENSKVLAIGLYRIAHGGSYDNTALAMNVGKTTVHEAFRDVVNALNDIRNDFIKLPVTVDETAASIGTFEHLSMLPNIAGAIDGSHIKIRAPRESAVDYFSRYQQHDVVVQAVVNGRKLFIDVAAGFPGSLHDARVLRNSSIYQKAENGDILAAGPMYLIGADEIQPYLVGDSAYPLSPWLQKPYPEGTRDPGEIRFNKELSSARVVVECAFGILKSRWRILDAIEERNIAAVSKIIVACAVLHNFCILAGDEWDEDDFNDDDDNGPNNNDDVLRDGDDIRELLKNNL; this is encoded by the coding sequence ATGCTCCCGCGAAATGTTTTAATCGCCCTTCTTTGCTGTTTGCTTGCCATGCAAAACCTGATTGTGGCTAGTCAACAATTACTTCTGGTTTTGTTAGGAAGGATTCGGCTTTTACGGTTAATGGAGACTTTAAGCCAGCTGCTCAACAgacgtcgacgtcgtcgtcgttttCACCCGTATTGGACATTTCCTCGACCTGTAGAATCCTGGTTTGAAATCCACATGCACCAGCGTAACTTCCCTGAAGCCTTTTTCCGTAGACATTTGAGAATGGGGAGAGACTCATTCGACAATTTACTAACGCTCTTAAGGGGTTACGTTCAGAGAGAGAACACTCGATTTCGAGATTGCATACCGCCAGAGAATTCGAAGGTCTTGGCCATTGGATTATATCGGATAGCACATGGTGGCTCTTACGATAATACAGCCCTTGCAATGAACGTGGGAAAAACTACCGTTCATGAAGCATTTCGAGACGTTGTCAATGCACTTAATGACATCAGAAACGACTTCATTAAACTTCCAGTGACAGTAGATGAAACAGCAGCTTCCATTGGAACTTTTGAACATTTGTCAATGCTACCAAACATTGCCGGAGCAATCGACGGCTCTCATATAAAAATCAGGGCACCGAGGGAAAGTGCTGTAGATTATTTCAGCCGATACCAGCAGCACGATGTCGTGGTACaggctgtagttaatggaagaAAACTCTTTATTGATGTCGCCGCTGGATTTCCAGGGAGTTTACACGATGCTAGAGTTCTCCGAAATAGCAGTATTtatcaaaaagctgaaaatgGGGACATTCTAGCCGCAGGACCAATGTACCTAATAGGAGCTGATGAGATACAACCCTATCTAGTGGGTGATAGCGCCTACCCACTTTCACCGTGGCTGCAAAAACCATACCCTGAGGGCACTAGGGACCCTGGTGAAATACGATTTAATAAAGAGTTGTCCTCTGCACGAGTAGTGGTTGAATGTGCCTTTGGGATCTTGAAAAGCCGGTGGAGGATCCTAGATGCTATCGAGGAAAGAAATATTGCTGCCGTGTCCAAGATAATTGTAGCCTGTGCTGTACTacataatttttgtattttagctgGGGACGAATGGGACGAAGACGAtttcaatgatgatgatgacaatggaCCAAACAACAATGACGATGTTTTAAGAGATGgagacgacataagagaactaCTTAAGAACAATCTTTGA